The following are from one region of the Georgenia sp. M64 genome:
- the proC gene encoding pyrroline-5-carboxylate reductase has translation MRVGFIGAGNMASAIVRGVVAAGAVAVEDLAVTSAHGHSAQSLARETGVDVLGSNEELVEAVGPGGAVVLAVKPHMIPGVLAPLRDLLEEYGSLVVSLAAGTSLADLADLLAPGQAVVRVMPNVNAQIGAGMAAVCGNDETTDEQVDAVVGLFESVGSALVLPERDFPAYTAVAGSSPAFVFTFIEALARGGVRNGLPKAQAVRIAAHAVLGSARLVLERAGDGVTPADLVDTVCSPGGTTVAGLVAMEEAGFSPAVVRGVQATVDRDRELSGS, from the coding sequence ATGAGGGTCGGGTTCATCGGTGCGGGCAACATGGCGTCGGCGATCGTGCGGGGCGTCGTGGCCGCCGGAGCGGTGGCGGTGGAGGACCTGGCGGTCACCAGCGCCCACGGCCACTCCGCGCAGAGCCTCGCCCGGGAGACCGGGGTGGACGTCCTCGGCTCGAACGAGGAGCTCGTCGAGGCCGTCGGCCCCGGCGGCGCCGTCGTCCTGGCCGTCAAGCCGCACATGATCCCCGGCGTCCTCGCCCCGCTGCGGGACCTCCTCGAGGAGTACGGCTCCCTGGTGGTCTCCCTCGCCGCCGGCACGTCCCTCGCGGACCTGGCCGACCTGCTCGCACCCGGCCAGGCGGTGGTGCGGGTCATGCCCAACGTCAACGCCCAGATCGGGGCCGGGATGGCGGCGGTGTGCGGCAACGACGAGACCACCGACGAGCAGGTCGACGCCGTCGTCGGGCTCTTCGAGTCCGTCGGCTCCGCCCTCGTCCTGCCCGAGCGGGACTTCCCCGCCTACACCGCGGTGGCGGGGTCCTCCCCCGCGTTCGTCTTCACCTTCATCGAGGCCCTGGCGCGCGGCGGGGTGCGCAACGGGCTGCCCAAGGCCCAGGCGGTGCGGATCGCCGCCCACGCGGTCCTGGGCAGCGCCCGCCTCGTGCTCGAACGGGCCGGCGACGGCGTCACCCCGGCCGACCTCGTCGACACCGTGTGCTCCCCCGGCGGGACGACCGTGGCCGGTCTGGTCGCCATGGAGGAGGCCGGGTTCTCCCCCGCCGTG
- a CDS encoding SDR family NAD(P)-dependent oxidoreductase yields MTNAAPAPADRRAPRALVTGASSGIGAATVRRLAREGWEVVATARRTARLEALAEETGCEIWTADLTDAADVAALADHVRATGPLHALVNNAGGAHGSDPVAEGSVEDWRRMYDLNVLATLRITQELLDHVGADGGGDLLFVTSTAAHDTYPGGGGYVAAKHAERAIATTLRLELVRRPLRVIEIAPGMVRTEEFSLKRLGGDADAAAQVYAGVAEPLVADDVADAIVWCLTRPAHVNVDTMVIRPRAQASNTLVARED; encoded by the coding sequence ATGACGAATGCCGCGCCCGCCCCCGCCGACCGTCGTGCACCGCGGGCCCTGGTCACCGGCGCCTCCTCCGGGATCGGCGCGGCCACGGTCCGCCGGCTCGCCCGGGAGGGCTGGGAGGTCGTGGCGACGGCGCGGCGCACCGCCCGCCTGGAGGCCCTCGCCGAGGAGACCGGCTGCGAGATCTGGACGGCGGACCTCACCGACGCCGCCGACGTCGCCGCCCTGGCCGACCACGTGCGCGCCACCGGGCCCCTGCACGCGCTCGTCAACAACGCCGGCGGCGCCCACGGCAGCGACCCGGTCGCCGAGGGCAGCGTCGAGGACTGGCGCCGCATGTACGACCTCAACGTCCTGGCCACCCTGCGGATCACCCAGGAGCTCCTCGACCACGTCGGGGCCGACGGCGGCGGCGACCTCCTCTTCGTCACCTCCACCGCCGCGCACGACACCTACCCCGGCGGCGGGGGGTACGTGGCCGCCAAGCACGCCGAGCGGGCCATCGCGACCACGCTGCGCCTGGAGCTCGTCCGGCGGCCGCTGCGCGTCATCGAGATCGCCCCGGGCATGGTGCGCACCGAGGAGTTCTCCCTCAAGCGCCTCGGCGGCGACGCCGACGCCGCCGCCCAGGTCTACGCCGGGGTGGCCGAGCCGCTCGTGGCCGACGACGTCGCCGACGCGATCGTGTGGTGCCTGACCCGCCCGGCGCACGTCAACGTCGACACCATGGTCATCCGCCCCCGCGCCCAGGCCTCGAACACCCTGGTCGCCCGCGAGGACTGA
- the ileS gene encoding isoleucine--tRNA ligase — translation MADQPQRYPLHRPGSEVQASPSFPALEREVLDHWAADDTFRASVEAREAGDHGANEFVFYDGPPFANGLPHYGHLLTGYVKDVVGRFQTQLGRRVERRFGWDTHGLPAELEAERILGIKDKSEIEEMGIEAFNKACQDSVLRYTGEWREYVTRQARWVDFDNDYKTLDTTYMESVVWAFKQLYDKGLAYEGYRVLPYCWNDQTPLSNHELRMDDDVYANRQDPAVTVGLRLDTGELALIWTTTPWTLPSNLAVAVGPAIEYVTVVPAEGPLAGERVLLARSRLAAYARELGEDPEVVATAVGADLVGRRYHPIFDYYVGRPDDEAPGPNAWTVLAAEYVTTEDGTGLVHQAPAFGEDDMAVCAAAGIGTVVPVDDGGRFTAEVPDYAGSQVFEANRAIIADLKHGTGPLARSAPAERAVLVRQETYDHSYPHCWRCRKPLIYKAVSSWFVRVTEFRDRMVELNQEITWVPDHIKDGQFGHWLAGARDWSISRNRYWGTPIPVWVSDDPEHPRTDVYGSLAELEADFGRLPLDREGRPNLHRPFIDELTRPNPDDPTGRSTMRRIPDVLDVWFDSGSMPYAQVHYPFENRDWFENHYPGDFIVEYIGQTRGWFYTLHVLATALFDRPAFLSCVSHGVVLGSDGRKMSKSLRNYPDVTEVLDRDGSDAMRWFLMSSPILRGGNLVVTEEGIRETVRQVLLPLWNTWYFFALYAGTLDGGKGYLARPVALDDPAAVARLDVMDRYLLARTRDLAAGVRTQLEAYDVPGATQAVREHLDLLTNWYVRTSRQRFWDEETGAFDTLWTALEVLTRVMAPLAPLVSEEIWRGLTGGRSVHLTDWPELPDAVADDALVAAMDAVRDVVSLTHALRKGARIRVRQPLRRLTVVVDDPAALEPFAALVASEVNVKDVVLLTPERSHLTVARDLKVLPRELDPAKRRHTQQIFAAAREGRWAEADGVVTLDLDGAPLTLVPGEYELTTRIDLGEQAGGRVAADVLPGGGFVALELEVDDELAAEGYARDLVRQVQDERKAAGLYVADRIALSLTVPADRLAWVEAHRELIAAETLAVDLTVTGDDVTTAQVAVRKEA, via the coding sequence TTGGCCGACCAGCCGCAGCGCTACCCCCTCCACCGCCCCGGCAGCGAGGTGCAGGCCTCGCCCAGCTTCCCCGCCCTCGAGCGCGAGGTCCTGGACCACTGGGCCGCCGACGACACCTTCCGGGCCTCGGTCGAGGCACGCGAGGCCGGCGACCACGGCGCCAACGAGTTCGTCTTCTACGACGGCCCGCCCTTCGCCAACGGCCTGCCCCACTACGGCCACCTGCTCACCGGGTACGTCAAGGACGTCGTCGGGCGCTTCCAGACCCAGCTCGGCCGCCGGGTCGAGCGCCGGTTCGGCTGGGACACCCACGGGCTGCCCGCCGAGCTCGAGGCCGAGCGGATCCTGGGGATCAAGGACAAGTCCGAGATCGAGGAGATGGGCATCGAGGCCTTCAACAAGGCCTGCCAGGACTCCGTGCTGCGCTACACCGGCGAGTGGCGCGAGTACGTCACCCGCCAGGCCCGCTGGGTCGACTTCGACAACGACTACAAGACGCTCGACACCACGTACATGGAGTCCGTCGTCTGGGCGTTCAAGCAGCTCTACGACAAGGGCCTGGCCTACGAGGGCTACCGCGTGCTGCCGTACTGCTGGAACGACCAGACCCCGCTGTCCAACCACGAGCTGCGCATGGACGACGACGTCTACGCCAACCGCCAGGACCCGGCCGTCACGGTCGGCCTGCGCCTGGACACCGGCGAGCTCGCCCTCATCTGGACCACCACCCCCTGGACCCTGCCGTCCAACCTCGCCGTCGCCGTCGGCCCGGCCATCGAGTACGTCACCGTCGTCCCGGCCGAGGGGCCCCTGGCCGGTGAGCGGGTCCTCCTGGCCCGCTCGCGCCTGGCCGCCTACGCCCGCGAGCTGGGGGAGGACCCCGAGGTCGTCGCGACCGCGGTCGGGGCCGACCTCGTCGGGCGCCGCTACCACCCGATCTTCGACTACTACGTCGGCCGGCCCGACGACGAGGCGCCCGGACCGAACGCCTGGACCGTCCTGGCCGCCGAGTACGTCACCACCGAGGACGGCACCGGCCTGGTCCACCAGGCCCCGGCCTTCGGTGAGGACGACATGGCCGTGTGCGCCGCCGCCGGGATCGGCACGGTCGTCCCCGTCGACGACGGCGGCCGGTTCACCGCCGAGGTCCCCGACTACGCCGGCAGCCAGGTCTTCGAGGCCAACCGGGCGATCATCGCCGACCTCAAGCACGGCACCGGCCCCCTGGCCCGGTCCGCACCGGCCGAGCGCGCCGTGCTCGTGCGCCAGGAGACGTACGACCACTCCTACCCGCACTGCTGGCGCTGCCGGAAGCCGCTCATCTACAAGGCGGTCTCGAGCTGGTTCGTCCGGGTGACCGAGTTCCGCGACCGGATGGTCGAGCTCAACCAGGAGATCACCTGGGTCCCGGACCACATCAAGGACGGCCAGTTCGGGCACTGGCTCGCCGGCGCCCGGGACTGGTCGATCTCCCGCAACCGGTACTGGGGCACCCCCATCCCGGTGTGGGTCTCCGACGACCCCGAGCACCCGCGCACCGACGTCTACGGCTCCCTCGCCGAGCTCGAGGCCGACTTCGGGCGCCTGCCCCTGGACCGGGAGGGCCGGCCGAACCTTCACCGGCCCTTCATCGACGAGCTGACCCGGCCCAACCCGGACGACCCGACGGGGCGGTCGACCATGCGGCGCATCCCCGACGTCCTGGACGTGTGGTTCGACTCGGGCTCGATGCCCTACGCGCAGGTGCACTACCCCTTCGAGAACCGCGACTGGTTCGAGAACCACTACCCCGGTGACTTCATCGTGGAGTACATCGGCCAGACCCGCGGGTGGTTCTACACCCTCCACGTCCTGGCCACGGCGCTGTTCGACCGGCCGGCGTTCCTCAGCTGCGTCTCCCACGGCGTCGTCCTGGGCTCGGACGGGCGCAAGATGAGCAAGTCCCTGCGCAACTACCCCGACGTCACCGAGGTCCTCGACCGCGACGGGTCCGACGCCATGCGCTGGTTCCTCATGAGCTCGCCGATCCTGCGCGGCGGGAACCTCGTCGTCACCGAGGAGGGCATCCGCGAGACCGTCCGCCAGGTCCTCCTCCCGCTGTGGAACACCTGGTACTTCTTCGCCCTGTACGCCGGCACGCTCGACGGCGGGAAGGGCTACCTCGCCCGGCCGGTCGCGCTCGACGACCCGGCCGCCGTCGCCCGTCTCGACGTCATGGACCGCTACCTCCTCGCGCGCACCCGCGACCTCGCCGCCGGGGTGCGTACCCAGCTCGAGGCGTACGACGTCCCCGGCGCCACGCAGGCGGTGCGCGAGCACCTCGACCTGCTGACCAACTGGTACGTGCGCACCTCCCGGCAGCGGTTCTGGGACGAGGAGACCGGCGCGTTCGACACCCTGTGGACCGCCCTGGAGGTCCTCACCCGCGTCATGGCGCCGCTCGCCCCGCTCGTCAGCGAGGAGATCTGGCGGGGCCTGACCGGCGGGCGCAGCGTGCACCTCACCGACTGGCCCGAGCTGCCCGACGCCGTCGCGGACGACGCCCTCGTCGCCGCGATGGACGCCGTGCGCGACGTCGTCTCGCTCACCCACGCCCTGCGCAAGGGGGCGAGGATCCGCGTGCGCCAGCCGCTGCGCCGGCTCACCGTCGTCGTGGACGACCCCGCGGCGCTGGAGCCGTTCGCGGCGCTGGTGGCCTCGGAGGTCAACGTCAAGGACGTCGTCCTGCTCACCCCGGAGCGGTCCCACCTCACCGTCGCCCGCGACCTCAAGGTGCTCCCGCGCGAGCTGGACCCGGCCAAGCGCCGGCACACCCAGCAGATCTTCGCCGCCGCCCGTGAGGGCCGCTGGGCCGAGGCCGACGGCGTGGTCACCCTCGACCTCGACGGCGCGCCGCTGACCCTCGTCCCCGGCGAGTACGAGCTCACCACCCGCATCGACCTCGGTGAGCAGGCCGGCGGCCGGGTGGCCGCCGACGTGCTGCCGGGCGGCGGCTTCGTCGCCCTCGAGCTCGAGGTCGACGACGAGCTCGCCGCCGAGGGCTACGCCCGCGACCTGGTCCGCCAGGTCCAGGACGAGCGCAAGGCGGCGGGGCTCTACGTCGCCGACCGCATCGCCCTGTCCCTGACCGTGCCGGCCGACCGGCTGGCGTGGGTCGAGGCCCACCGCGAGCTCATCGCGGCCGAGACCCTGGCGGTGGACCTCACCGTCACCGGCGACGACGTCACGACGGCGCAGGTCGCCGTGCGGAAGGAGGCGTGA
- a CDS encoding folylpolyglutamate synthase/dihydrofolate synthase family protein, translated as MSERTPEEADRESRGLIDAFMAEADAPDVPDVPDVPGAEGASPAAAEDEDAGLRALLSSALIAGPDPDVAQEVLAEPDGGAADVADAQAEEEVRRIYLDILARAPEHDVQPSLDRVRDVLELLGDPQRSYPVIHLTGTNGKTSTARMIERLLREKGLRTGRFTSPHLHTVRERIALDGEPISPDAFVATWEDVAPYVAMVDDRSQAAGGPRLSFFEVFTVMAYAAFADAPVDVAVVEVGMGGRWDATNVADGEIAVITAVERDHERWLGHDLVDIAAEKVGIIKERATVVVAEQHEDVEGVILSAAAQHGATVLREGAELAVLDRQVAVGGQLVTLRTPAGVYEDVFVPLHGRHQARNAVLALAAVEAFFGGGALDAGVVEQGFAGVDSPARLEVVRRSPSVLVDAAHNPAGVEALREAVEEAFELSHLVGVVGVMADKDAEGILAGLEPFLAEIVVTRAGTDRAMDVDDLAEIARDVFGEERVHVAARLDDALDAAVTLAEADAEEVVTTTGVLVVGSVILAAEARTLFGRG; from the coding sequence ATGAGCGAGCGCACCCCCGAGGAGGCCGACCGCGAGTCCCGCGGGCTCATCGACGCGTTCATGGCCGAGGCCGACGCGCCCGACGTCCCCGATGTCCCCGACGTCCCCGGCGCGGAGGGCGCCTCCCCGGCCGCCGCCGAGGACGAGGACGCCGGCCTGCGGGCGCTGCTCTCCTCGGCCCTCATCGCCGGCCCGGACCCCGACGTCGCCCAGGAGGTCCTCGCCGAGCCCGACGGCGGCGCGGCCGACGTCGCCGACGCCCAGGCGGAGGAGGAGGTCCGGCGGATCTACCTCGACATCCTCGCCCGGGCCCCCGAGCACGACGTCCAGCCGAGCCTGGACCGGGTGCGCGACGTCCTCGAGCTCCTCGGGGACCCCCAGCGCTCCTACCCGGTCATCCACCTCACGGGCACCAACGGCAAGACGTCGACCGCGCGGATGATCGAGCGGCTCCTGCGCGAGAAGGGCCTGCGCACCGGCCGGTTCACCTCCCCGCACCTGCACACGGTGCGCGAGCGCATCGCCCTCGACGGCGAGCCCATCTCCCCGGACGCCTTCGTGGCCACGTGGGAGGACGTCGCCCCGTACGTCGCGATGGTGGACGACCGCTCGCAGGCGGCCGGCGGGCCCCGCCTGAGCTTCTTCGAGGTGTTCACCGTCATGGCCTACGCCGCCTTCGCCGACGCCCCGGTCGACGTCGCGGTCGTCGAGGTCGGCATGGGCGGGCGCTGGGACGCCACCAACGTCGCCGACGGCGAGATCGCCGTGATCACCGCCGTCGAGCGCGACCACGAGCGCTGGCTCGGGCACGACCTCGTCGACATCGCCGCGGAGAAGGTCGGCATCATCAAGGAGCGGGCCACCGTCGTCGTCGCGGAGCAGCACGAGGACGTCGAGGGCGTCATCCTCTCCGCCGCCGCGCAGCACGGTGCCACCGTGCTGCGCGAGGGCGCCGAGCTCGCCGTGCTCGACCGCCAGGTCGCGGTCGGCGGGCAGCTGGTCACCCTGCGCACGCCCGCCGGGGTCTACGAGGACGTCTTCGTCCCCCTGCACGGCCGGCACCAGGCCCGCAACGCCGTCCTCGCGCTCGCGGCGGTCGAGGCGTTCTTCGGCGGCGGCGCCCTCGACGCCGGCGTCGTGGAGCAGGGCTTCGCGGGCGTCGACTCCCCGGCACGCCTGGAGGTGGTGCGCCGCAGCCCGTCGGTCCTCGTCGACGCCGCCCACAACCCCGCCGGCGTCGAGGCCCTGCGCGAGGCGGTGGAGGAGGCCTTCGAGCTCTCCCACCTCGTGGGCGTCGTGGGCGTCATGGCGGACAAGGACGCCGAGGGCATCCTCGCCGGGCTCGAGCCGTTCCTGGCCGAGATCGTCGTCACGCGGGCCGGGACCGACCGGGCCATGGACGTCGACGACCTCGCCGAGATCGCCCGGGACGTCTTCGGGGAGGAGCGCGTCCACGTCGCGGCGCGCCTCGACGACGCCCTCGACGCCGCCGTCACCCTCGCCGAGGCCGACGCCGAGGAGGTCGTGACGACCACCGGGGTGCTCGTCGTCGGCTCCGTCATCCTGGCGGCCGAGGCACGGACGCTGTTCGGACGCGGCTGA
- the dhaK gene encoding dihydroxyacetone kinase subunit DhaK, with product MKKLINDPQRVVPESLRGFGLAHPEHVVVHEDPLFVSRAGGAVKGKVGLVSGGGSGHEPLHAGYVGAGMLDAAVPGAMFTSPTPEPILEATKAADGGAGVLHIVKNYTGDVLNFETAAELAEAEDITVKAVVVNDDVAVEDSLYTAGRRGVAGTVLVEKIAGAAAERGDDLDAVVAVAEKVIKNVRSMGVALTACTVPHAGKPSFDLADDEIEIGIGIHGEPGRHKIAMAGADEITERLLEPVLEDLKVGSGEKVLLFVNGMGGTPLSELYLVYNHAHDVLAGKGLEVTRSLVGNYITSLEMQGASITVLRLDEELTQLWDAPVNTPALRRGV from the coding sequence GTGAAGAAGCTCATCAACGACCCCCAGCGCGTCGTCCCCGAGTCCCTGCGCGGGTTCGGCCTGGCCCATCCGGAGCACGTCGTCGTCCACGAGGACCCGCTCTTCGTCTCGCGGGCCGGCGGTGCGGTCAAGGGCAAGGTGGGGCTGGTCTCCGGCGGCGGCAGCGGGCACGAGCCCCTGCACGCCGGCTACGTGGGCGCGGGGATGCTCGACGCGGCCGTCCCCGGCGCGATGTTCACCTCCCCGACGCCCGAGCCCATCCTCGAGGCGACCAAGGCCGCCGACGGCGGCGCGGGCGTCCTGCACATCGTGAAGAACTACACCGGCGACGTCCTCAACTTCGAGACCGCCGCCGAGCTCGCCGAGGCCGAGGACATCACGGTCAAGGCCGTCGTCGTCAACGACGACGTCGCCGTCGAGGACTCCCTCTACACCGCCGGCCGGCGCGGCGTCGCCGGCACGGTCCTCGTGGAGAAGATCGCCGGCGCCGCCGCCGAGCGCGGGGACGACCTCGACGCCGTCGTCGCGGTCGCCGAGAAGGTCATCAAGAACGTGCGGTCGATGGGGGTGGCCCTGACGGCCTGCACGGTGCCCCACGCGGGCAAGCCCTCCTTCGACCTCGCCGACGACGAGATCGAGATCGGCATCGGCATCCACGGCGAGCCCGGGCGGCACAAGATCGCCATGGCCGGTGCGGACGAGATCACCGAGCGCCTCCTCGAGCCGGTGCTGGAGGACCTCAAGGTCGGGTCGGGGGAGAAGGTGCTCCTCTTCGTCAACGGGATGGGCGGCACCCCGCTGTCCGAGCTGTACCTCGTCTACAACCACGCCCACGACGTCCTCGCCGGCAAGGGGCTGGAGGTCACGCGCTCGCTCGTCGGGAACTACATCACCTCCCTCGAGATGCAGGGTGCCTCGATCACTGTGCTGCGGTTGGATGAGGAGCTGACGCAGCTGTGGGACGCCCCCGTGAACACCCCGGCGCTGCGGCGCGGGGTCTGA
- the dhaL gene encoding dihydroxyacetone kinase subunit DhaL, translated as MSAATLGTAWAMDWIARATKVVSENRIELIELDRAIGDGDHGENMDRGFTAVAAKLAGAEPASPGEVLKTVATTLMSTVGGAAGPLYGTAFLRAAKGADGDLDAAGVATMLEAALEGIRARGKADTGEKTMVDAWTPAAVAAREAAEAGAGPVQAMRAAADAAVEGSEATIPMVATKGRASYLGERSAGHRDPGAQSSALLLVAAAEAAEAAGAGA; from the coding sequence ATGAGCGCTGCCACCCTGGGGACCGCCTGGGCGATGGACTGGATCGCCCGCGCGACGAAGGTCGTCTCGGAGAACCGGATCGAGCTGATCGAGCTCGACCGGGCCATCGGCGACGGTGACCACGGCGAGAACATGGACCGCGGATTCACCGCCGTGGCCGCCAAGCTCGCCGGGGCCGAGCCGGCCTCCCCCGGGGAGGTGCTCAAGACGGTGGCCACCACGCTGATGTCCACCGTCGGCGGGGCGGCGGGGCCGCTGTACGGCACCGCCTTCCTCCGGGCGGCCAAGGGTGCCGACGGCGACCTCGACGCCGCCGGGGTCGCGACGATGCTCGAGGCCGCCCTCGAGGGCATCCGGGCGCGGGGCAAGGCCGACACCGGCGAGAAGACGATGGTCGACGCCTGGACCCCGGCCGCCGTGGCGGCCCGCGAGGCCGCCGAGGCGGGTGCGGGCCCGGTGCAGGCGATGCGGGCCGCGGCCGACGCCGCCGTCGAGGGCTCGGAGGCCACCATCCCGATGGTCGCCACCAAGGGCCGGGCGAGCTACCTCGGTGAGCGCTCCGCCGGTCACCGGGACCCCGGCGCCCAGTCGTCCGCCCTCCTGCTCGTGGCCGCGGCGGAGGCCGCGGAGGCCGCCGGGGCCGGCGCGTGA
- the dhaM gene encoding dihydroxyacetone kinase phosphoryl donor subunit DhaM, with amino-acid sequence MSPDGAHGRAVRTGIVVVSHSARLADGVVEVAAQMAPDVALRAAGGTDEGGVGTSFTKVEEAVLELLGAGEVVVLTDLGSATMTAESVLEMLDDDDRERVTLADGPLVEGTVAGAVAAQGGADAAAVARTAAAAAASFAHAGQAPPPEPADGGRTVVLTLRNSVGLHARPAALLARLASRYDAEVSVNDVDATSVLALMGLGLGQGEELRVRADGPDADDALAEITKVVEDGFGEE; translated from the coding sequence GTGAGCCCCGACGGCGCGCACGGGCGGGCGGTGCGCACCGGCATCGTCGTCGTCTCGCACTCCGCCCGGCTGGCCGACGGGGTCGTGGAGGTCGCCGCCCAGATGGCGCCCGACGTCGCCCTGCGCGCCGCCGGCGGGACGGACGAGGGCGGCGTCGGTACGAGCTTCACCAAGGTCGAGGAGGCCGTCCTCGAGCTCCTCGGCGCCGGTGAGGTCGTCGTCCTCACCGACCTGGGCTCGGCGACGATGACCGCCGAGTCGGTGCTGGAGATGCTCGACGACGACGACCGCGAGCGGGTGACCCTGGCCGACGGCCCCCTCGTCGAGGGGACCGTCGCCGGGGCCGTCGCCGCCCAGGGCGGCGCGGACGCGGCCGCCGTGGCGCGCACGGCGGCCGCCGCGGCGGCCAGCTTCGCCCACGCCGGTCAGGCCCCGCCGCCCGAGCCCGCCGACGGGGGCCGCACCGTCGTGCTGACCCTGCGCAACTCCGTGGGGCTGCACGCCCGCCCCGCCGCGCTCCTGGCGCGCCTGGCGTCGCGGTACGACGCCGAGGTCAGCGTCAACGACGTCGACGCCACCTCGGTGCTGGCCCTCATGGGCCTGGGCCTGGGCCAGGGCGAGGAGCTGCGGGTACGGGCCGACGGTCCCGACGCCGACGACGCCCTGGCGGAGATCACCAAGGTCGTCGAGGACGG